From the Candidatus Ozemobacteraceae bacterium genome, one window contains:
- a CDS encoding cyclic nucleotide-binding domain-containing protein yields MKSLVREFSPGALIFREGEVGNTAYLLTEGQVEISVQQGEKKSILAILKPVTVFGEMALLSKDQKRTASATAVGATRVAEIGRKDFEDFMEQSPKLVNAVLTNLVERLKKTSDLVSRTPDLFVGVAEILHLLMQHSVRGVKYMPSIAMMRLPDVVKSCAEAFVVPQDEIRKILKQMETLALIEFKIENDQHYIDILPKTDFLERCRKISETFLQIAASHR; encoded by the coding sequence ATGAAATCACTGGTTCGCGAGTTTTCACCGGGCGCGTTGATATTCAGGGAGGGCGAGGTCGGCAATACCGCGTATCTGCTGACCGAAGGTCAGGTCGAGATTTCGGTTCAGCAGGGCGAAAAGAAGTCGATCCTGGCCATCCTGAAGCCGGTGACCGTGTTCGGCGAGATGGCGCTTCTATCGAAGGACCAGAAGCGAACGGCTTCGGCGACGGCCGTCGGTGCGACCAGGGTCGCCGAGATCGGGCGCAAAGATTTCGAGGATTTCATGGAGCAGTCTCCGAAGCTCGTCAACGCCGTTCTCACGAACCTGGTCGAGCGGCTGAAGAAGACCTCCGACCTGGTCAGCCGAACGCCCGATCTCTTCGTCGGGGTCGCCGAGATTCTGCACCTTCTGATGCAGCACTCTGTGAGGGGCGTCAAATACATGCCCAGCATCGCGATGATGCGGCTTCCGGACGTGGTCAAATCCTGTGCCGAAGCGTTCGTGGTTCCTCAGGATGAGATCAGGAAGATACTCAAACAGATGGAAACCCTTGCGCTGATCGAGTTCAAGATCGAAAACGACCAGCACTACATCGATATCCTGCCCAAGACGGATTTCCTGGAGCGTTGCCGCAAGATCAGCGAGACATTCCTGCAGATCGCCGCATCTCATCGATAA
- a CDS encoding caspase family protein, whose protein sequence is MRDFRLPALARICAFIALFLSLSGIAQGARLKALLVGINAYPSSRDRLEGCVNDCLFLKKILIGRYGFRDADIVTLLDAEATGRKILETFAVHLAKGTDPGDTVLFYFCGHGFRVADRDGDEPDGQDESIAPWDYERNGLLTDDLLDRYFATLQGRKFFCVIDSCFSGSANRSLSFSDQPAGLTRVLKAPVLPPSSAENALQPQAFGLEPPAGKGPWPGHVFFGAARDFEPCAECLDVEEAPAGVPSGLFSAMLRSGLKGPADADTNGIITYRELYFYAKNRLNAAGFKQIPQCSPAPEDGTSTILDTPVPGSKRAPEGKPPVVRGTTVSYARICKPYDRAKLNLFLAGGQSALLAGELSRLDFLNFVGPDSTRDLIGLVDRSRRGQRVIFADSAGLEVLKADAQTVEQLASELGKPLKAALLQKSLFDLSVPETPFQVNLRTKGGKTTFRNREKLVYSFAVSHDCYIFIVGISPDGSVNMLFPNPYSGGNHVTAGTYDLPGPSDSFDFQAQPPFGRDVIKAIAVRTEADARRIGLPVKPGAFVSETARSRELIASLSGEIVGIGRGNSGDHPGGIAVADLSYLTIP, encoded by the coding sequence ATGAGAGATTTCCGCCTTCCTGCGCTTGCGAGGATCTGCGCATTCATTGCTCTTTTTCTGAGCCTTTCGGGCATCGCCCAGGGTGCCCGTCTCAAGGCTCTTCTCGTGGGCATCAACGCGTATCCGTCATCCCGAGACCGTCTCGAGGGCTGCGTGAACGACTGCCTATTCCTGAAAAAAATCCTCATCGGCAGGTATGGATTCCGGGATGCGGACATCGTCACCCTCCTCGATGCCGAAGCGACGGGAAGAAAGATTCTCGAAACATTCGCAGTGCATCTGGCGAAAGGCACGGATCCAGGAGACACGGTTCTGTTCTATTTCTGCGGGCACGGATTCCGTGTCGCGGACCGTGACGGCGACGAACCGGACGGGCAGGACGAGAGCATCGCCCCCTGGGATTACGAGCGAAACGGGCTCCTGACAGACGATCTCCTCGACCGGTATTTCGCCACGCTCCAGGGGCGGAAATTCTTCTGCGTCATCGACTCCTGCTTTTCCGGATCGGCAAACCGCAGTCTGAGCTTTTCGGATCAACCCGCCGGGCTGACCAGGGTGCTGAAAGCGCCGGTCCTGCCCCCGTCCTCCGCGGAGAATGCGTTGCAACCACAGGCTTTCGGGCTGGAGCCGCCGGCGGGGAAAGGACCCTGGCCGGGACACGTCTTTTTCGGAGCGGCACGCGATTTCGAGCCCTGCGCGGAATGCCTCGACGTCGAGGAGGCTCCGGCGGGAGTTCCCTCCGGGCTGTTTTCGGCCATGCTGCGCTCAGGTCTGAAAGGACCCGCCGACGCCGACACGAACGGCATCATTACATATCGAGAACTCTATTTTTACGCCAAAAACCGCCTGAACGCGGCCGGGTTCAAGCAGATTCCACAATGTTCTCCGGCCCCGGAGGACGGCACGTCGACGATCCTGGACACTCCCGTTCCGGGCTCGAAGCGCGCCCCCGAAGGGAAGCCGCCTGTCGTGCGGGGAACGACGGTTTCATACGCGCGCATCTGCAAGCCGTATGACCGGGCGAAGCTGAATCTCTTTCTCGCCGGGGGGCAGTCCGCCCTGCTCGCGGGCGAACTCTCACGTCTCGATTTTCTCAATTTCGTGGGGCCCGATTCGACGCGTGATCTGATCGGTCTTGTCGACCGTTCCAGGCGCGGTCAGCGAGTGATCTTCGCCGATTCCGCCGGTCTGGAAGTGTTGAAGGCGGACGCGCAAACCGTCGAGCAGCTTGCAAGCGAACTTGGCAAGCCTCTCAAGGCCGCTCTGCTTCAGAAAAGCCTGTTCGACCTGTCGGTTCCGGAAACCCCCTTCCAGGTCAATCTTCGCACCAAGGGCGGCAAAACGACCTTCAGGAACCGGGAAAAGCTTGTCTACTCCTTCGCGGTTTCGCATGACTGCTATATTTTTATCGTCGGCATCTCCCCGGACGGCTCGGTCAACATGCTGTTCCCCAATCCCTATTCGGGCGGGAACCATGTCACGGCCGGCACCTACGACCTGCCTGGGCCGTCAGACTCTTTCGATTTTCAGGCCCAGCCCCCTTTTGGGCGCGACGTGATCAAGGCGATCGCCGTCCGAACCGAGGCTGACGCGCGCAGAATCGGACTTCCCGTCAAGCCGGGTGCGTTCGTTTCGGAAACGGCGCGGTCGCGGGAACTTATCGCCAGTCTTTCCGGCGAGATCGTCGGGATCGGCCGCGGCAACTCCGGCGACCACCCCGGAGGCATCGCCGTCGCCGACCTCAGCTACCTCACCATCCCCTGA